The window GAATGAGTTTGAGGTGAATCAAAAATAGTCGCTTGACTTGGTGGCTGTTGTGGTTGATCTCTGATTCCAGATAGTGATAAATTTGGCAATGAAGATAATATTGAAGTAAAATATccttgttgttgatgttgttgttgatgtttatcttttgttaaatcaattattggCTCAAATTGATGTTGTAATTCAGTAGCTGAATTCGATTGATGTAATAAAAttggatttttaatttcttcaattgatttttgtaattgtatttctgtaaataataatttttttttttataaaataatcatgtataaatataaaacataataattttattacttttttttttattattttttgtttttctaacttatcaaattttaaaacaaggTCTTGTGATatcatcttgaaaaaaaactaaattcttAGTATTTCTAAAGCGTCATTCATGACTAATAAATGTTTGACAGGATACCGTAAaacatagaaaataataataaaataaaataaaaaaaaaaaaaaaatgataacatatattattatttaaaatatgacgCGTGTCATTTTACCGCGAGATTTACTTTAAACTATATGATGATAAGTGTGTGTCCGCACCCATTACATGTACCTGTTAAAAACGTCAACATGATGAACAATTGTGCAATTTGGTATATTTAATGAACAACATACATACatgaatacataaaatatacatcaatAACTTTTGTAAACCGGAAGATGATGTATACCTTATAAGTAGGAGTGTCTTGTCTGTTCTTTTAGTCAGTATTATCTAGCACCAACAACGATACAAgagcaacattaatttatcCATGCTTaccatgaaaattaaatatttattaaaatgtatattaattttgtgtCTTGCCAGTGCAACATGCAGTCAAATTCTCAATCATGATTATACAAGTaatgatacttttttaaattcaaaagtttttggtgatatgattttaattaatcgaACAGGTCAATTATTTTCACCTGAAAAATCTTGTGTGAGGTtcgatgaaatatttatttacccttatttttattcttataaacaagtagaaaataaatgaaaaatttaattttatatttcattagaTACtgcattgaaaattcaaagaaacAATCAACTTCAAATGAGCCAACTATTGAGGACAACTACATTAACATTATTTGGCAAGTTGGCCAAAAACATTCAACAAACTTAACAAGTAAGAATAAATTAtgatttcataaaaataataataataccaacaTCACAAATAACAGTCTGaacaaagtataaaattaaaaatttaattaataaatatttcaatcgaataattaattaaaaaatgaataaataaaatcaatttaaaaaaatatattttccatgCAAATGttggataatatttaatattcactattcaatttataatttgacactgttgttttgaaaattgatatttaaaaattaataaatattgtcaaaCAACTAAccaatcaatataaaattaattaataatataaaaatggtttgtttttttttttgttttatataaatttttaacgaggtaatattatcaaacatTGTGTTTCTatgtatattgatatttttattattaatttgatgtaCTATTGTTTAGCAAAAGCAAAAATAGAACCTGCAAATGAACAGCCAAGAGAACTAGGTAATTCCAACAATGCAACAGTTgacgaaattaaaaaatgtcaaattaaattgaaaattgattgtGACAAGTCAAGCCCAAACAATCGAgacaaaatcaacaacaaatttgttagtaatttgattaatttaacacgatatttaaaaataataatgttttttttttttttaaatcaatgatgaatttgcttgttatttttttgtatatgttTCAGAATGTATTGACCGAAAAAAGCGAGTATGGCTATAGTGAAAATCAGTTTAACATTGAGCCCGATACAAAGGCTATACGTATTCGAATTGTAGGAAATTTATCATGGATCATGCTTCAAATACCGAGCAGTAAGTTGAgcatatatttacaataaataattttgacattattgaaaaattcagTTGATATATTAAGATTTATTAAAAGCAATTTATCttgtgataatattataaataaaatccacAAAGTATTGCCtcaataaatcaacaatatctaGAAATaacatttcaatatttaatctaGTCATCTAACATTGCTTTACTATGAaaacatattattaaaaacatacaACTGTGCGTcactatttctttttttttttttattcttcttctttacatatatttgcaataatgatagatgatgataataataataataaaatgataacaaaATATACGTCACGCATAGCAtacaacttttattatttatcataaaaaaaatgtaaaaaaaaaaaaaaaagtaatatcgTTAAAAAAGGTTACGTGTGTCAGTATGACTATAAACATGCAACTACAAGCTTTTCTTCTGTAGTAAAAAACTAAGCAACAAatttaaacgtaaaaaaaaataataaattaataattaaaaattgaaattaccaaaaaaaaaaagaaaagttattagcataatttaattaaaagtaaaattgaaaaaataataatgaataaaattttataaattaaaatgacaggAACAAAAACATCAGATGAGATTGAAGTGTCACTTATGCGAAATGATGAGGACAATTTTGTGGAAATTCAAACGATAAATTCACCATCAGGTGACTGGCTATTGAAACTACAAGGATCATCTGATAACGAGATGTATAATTTATCGATTATCCAGATAAATGAAGAATttgaaaatacattaatttatcaaaaaactcaattaaatgataaacaaaattcGTATGAAAAAGGTACATACATAatgttatatttaatcaactattaaactaatgaaaattataaaaaaaataaatctcacGGTTACCTGCACTGTGTAAAATAGAAGCTCGCGGTTAAACACGCAGTTTTCTACTGACAACAAATTATTGGCAGTAAGCCCGTTGTTAAATAGCTATTTCAATGATTGTGTAACCTTGCTTGCGTACAAATTGGCCTTTGGACGTGATCCGTAGATCCCGTTGCCCTGACgagcatttaaattcatttgaatgaTCAGTAAAAGTGTGATGATAATgcgaaaatatcaataaaaattaaacaaacaaataagctatctttgttattttttttttatatttatttttagatccAAATAATCGTGGTGTCGTTATATACTTTGAGGATAATGAACCAATAAAATCACGTAATGCTGCACTTAAATATCCAGATGATAATATGAACAATGAAATGAAAATGCAAAACAAttcagataaaattatttttaaagattcaAGAGAAGAATTATCAATGCTATCAGCTGACAATgaaatacaacaaaatgatgatttagaacttgatgatttatcaagagCAACAAGTCTTAATACCAAAACAACaagacaattaattattgatattgatcCAGCTACATCATTAATTGCAAAACCAAATACTGTTCATCGTGTTATTTTCACTGTtaccaataattatttgttagacttgcgttatttttttacagcaaCAAGCTCAAagtatcaaataattaatggaCGTTGGGCAAATCAATTATTTCCATATGAACAATGGATACGTGCTGGTGaaacaattacaattaatatatttattgaaattccaaattttgttgtaaatactgTCAACATGGTATCACTTTTAGTTAAACGACAAAGTGTTGATCCTTATCAACAAAAATCAGCTTATATTTACGTCGAGAGTTTCACAAATCAagttagttttattttaattatctttttttcattatatataaataataatacactaaatgaaatatcattatttatttttcaaaaagataACTGATGCAACAAGTCCAACAATTGATTAtacattttatgataattgttGGGGAAAAAGAAGTAAAGAATATTGCAGTTACAGTAGATGGAGTGTTGAAATGACTGTCACTGATTCTGAATCAGgtgattatataaaattgcttTTTAGAAGTTAAAATAACTATTAATCAagagatgattttttattacttctattgataattataggcttaaaaaaagtatcaacaCAACCTGGTGGTGTACGTCCAAAGTATGATTACATTGCTGGTACAAAAAATCcggttaaatttatttatacatcaaCTTGTTGTTATTCAACAGTTAAAATAACAGCAATAGATGTTTTGggaaatgaaaattcaagaaCACTTGATGTTACAGgtgattaatatatttttaatgatatttatattttttaaaaaaattaattatcaaatattatttattatagattGGTGGAATTTAAGTGCAGGAGAAATAACAGCAATTGTATTaggatttataattataattattttaattataatttgtgtATTAATTTGTGTATATTGGTATCGTAGACGTAAAAGTGCTGATTTAACTTACACACAAAGATATGGATCACGAACAACTCCTACCAATCGTGGAACTGAACGTactagtttttaatttatttacctcatttctatttttgtaaatttataaaaattatttaatcatttaaatatagatACTTGCTATtgtcattgaaattttaaatgtttattttaaaaaaaatatatgcctAAAGTCTAAACACGTATCTATTctgttatgttttttttttatctaaaatttttgtttgtttaaccTACTTAACTTActgggtaaataaaaaattatgaaaaaataattttaaaagaaatgaatGAGATGAAAtgagttgaaataattttaatgtaccTTCTTGGAGTTCATGATGAACTGGTTCTGGTGCAGCTGGTGTTACTGGCATGAATAAAGTATTTGTACTAAAATCAAATGGAATACCTTGACCAGCTGCAGTCAGCAAtggattttgtttttgtattttttttgtatattcatccatgtttataaatatttattgtcacAATAAACACAACAATAACATAAACAAATTAACCTATCATCAAGTGTCAAAGTTTGTCTTTCAAATAAAGTATTTaaccaatgaaaaatttaatttaacacaatTTTTACACTGATTCTTGGCTAAACTACTTCCACGTAAGCAAACTGAACACGTGAAATATATGACATATATTTAACTCGTCAATACATTAACACTGATATACGCAAACAAAACATATGTTAtcaaaattgtattttgaCAATATACATCTAGAGATTTTAGTGTATGTCTGCTTTAACAAATTgatgcaattattttttgtaatatatttgtttttgctaattatcaaaacaaaaattatcttgAGCAATATGTTTattgtatttgttgttattaacaatatttataaattataataaacaaagttaaccctttttttttttttttttttactacggGAGAGACCAGTGACTGCTGCGGAGATTTGAGGAATTATTGAGCACTGGCTCTTTTGATAAATGgaaatatttgttgataaaaaagacatcagctttgtaataaattcaaaaaaatttttcgagaTTGTTCATCTCTGTCTAAcgtttttttagaatttttcttttgttattattattgacatccttcttttctttttgtatttttttttttttgtgttatttatttttgttcttcAACACGTTCATGTTGTCTGCCGACTTTTTACACGtatggtatatttttaatgctatttaattgttgatcaatttttttttacgtttattgttaaataatcaacaatttcaaataaatttaaacaataaaaatagctgttaattgttgttaaaaataattgaaaggCAAATAGTTCTTTTTGTTGACCGAGTGTTATTGTTGTTACTGACCAAAtgggtttatttttatactactTTGAAGAATCATTTAAACTTttgactaaataaataaattgttaatttttttatctaataataaacaattttttcaattgttattgatatatttataccaGGTGGGTGCAGtgtgatttaattatttttgttgttttataaacGTGTAAATAATTGgccataaatttaattaatcgattcagttaattatttaaacaatagaatttaaaaaaaaaaaaggaatctaaacatttttttatttcaggaTCATTCTAGCAGCTTATATTGGACTTGTAACAAAATAATAGTCAacaaagctttttttataaaaacaaattgtttgaaaaaatacaagtgagtttgatttttaatatattgtcaattactttgttaaattattttgttaaatcattaatattgtcaaagaatataaaagaaaaaattaataaatttagttggatgattttattttagatattatATCAAGCAACTTGATAACTGATGAAAATGGAATCAAGAAAAACACGTTTATACTCTAATTGCCAACCAACACAAATGAGAAaaccaaatattaaaaatatattattatcaagatctaatgaattatcaaatacatgtccattcatttcattttttcatggACCAACTAAATCAGAGTTTGCGTCTCAACCTGAAACACCTGTGACcattaaattaataccaaaagaaagtgaaacaaaaaatacagaaaTTCAATGGCAACATACAACTGATAGTGTTGaacaagaaaatattgaaacgtcagttaaaaattcatcagaaTCACGTGTTAAAAATCGTAAAACAACTCgctcaatttttaaacaagCTCTTGAAGCAGTTGTTCAACAAGTTGAATCAGAAAAagcaaaaacaaataatgtaCCAATTGTTAATTCATCAGTACCATTATTTTCACCAGACTCATCAGTATCACCAGCTCCAAGATTTTGTTTAAATGACAAGATAAATcatcaagatgaaaaaaataaaactgactGCAGGATGGATTCATCAACCACTACTATTACAAAAATGAATTCTCAATATCCAAAGGCACATGAACTAACAAAAGCTTCAAAAatacttgatgaaaataaaaatgaagttgatgatttgataaaaaaaatttcatgtgtAATTAATGACTATCCTTCTGGTGTTTTTGAACATCAATTGCCAGTCTATTACAAGCAGCGTTACAacgaaaaattaacaaaatctTGGGTCAAATTGATTGATCAAATGGATCTCAAAATGGAGCCTAGTGTTGGAtcattcaatattataatcagAAAGGTATTTTGACCAATGTATTCTCTAttaaaattgacttttttcaagaaactaatttcttgaattttatttttaatttaacagtaGTTGGTGCCTCTGAAGAatcatcagttttttttctacttaatcataacaaaatagaaaattgctCTGAGCaataatcaaatgataaacgaataaaatatatttatataaattaatgaaataaattataatattgtttttaaaaaacgataagttttaagaaaaaaaaaatctatgtaTTGTTGATacgaatatcatttttttttctaactataATAAAACGTTAGAAATActaagaaaataatgatgattcaataacaaaattgttttagtaaaaattaatagaaaattaatttcttttaattattaaaaattatataataatgaaataaatacttaccttcaaaaataaactattaattttttacatgcaCTTTTTTATATCACTATTGTTAGCAACTGTTATCAAggcacaacaaaaaattaaaattaaaattcgatAATTGGTATTGCGCTCAGAGCTgctaatacaaaaaaaaaaaaagaaaactaacttgacaaaaaaataaatatgaaaattataaattgagaaaaaaaattaatcaactatTTGCACTAGCATgtgctattttatttaaatgattggAAAAGTGAAactcattttcaatttataaaatgataaatacgttcaattaaaaagaagtttaaaaaaaaaaaaaataatctttatattatatacgcgaataattattgttctatgttaaataaaaaattatttaggcAAGCAGTGAGTGTCATGATGCATATGAATTACTCTCAAGTCCACAagaattttaaacaaatattggAACAATGAAAGATTGTTATACACCATTATTTAGTTAGTTCAACATGCTGATGTTGTTGGTGGGTCAATATTGACTCTacaatatttcatttgtaccacttgtttgtttgataaattaatatgtgtTTCAACAGAAAAAATTACTTCTACTACAGGTGATTCGAGAagtgaaataaatattctactttttctttttgatggTGATTTACAaagcttatatatttttatttttttatgattatttttttaaaagcacgtactgattatttaacaattaaaaattaagtttcgacagaaaaaaatagatgcaTAATATGCAATATAACATTACTAAGCTGGATGTATATTTTTCCTATTGAATTGATTGATTGCTGTTTTGTGACAAGCAATTTTGTAATGATTAAAAGAAACGTGAGTaagtaaatagaaaaaaaaattaatttaaatcatttgtcAAACACAGAAGACAAAGatgatagaaaatattattaaaaaaagaactaATTTGTTTTCTAAAGTTTCTATTAACAATacatttgttataaataattttttttcttaatttattgaCTGTAGCTCAAAAGATAAGTAAAACAGAATTTGAATCTTTTGAAATAATGGCGCGCTTTTTTATCGAATATGGCCGACTTGACTATCAGAGAATCAGAGAAAGCTGCCAtctatcgaaaaaaaagtgCACAACAAAAGTTGGACGAGTCTTCTTGCTCAcggcttcttttttttttttttttgtgggaaaaaaaaaaaaattcatataatagAACTGATGCCGCGATATTTAGgatatttagataaatatccattgaattattatttattatcgccgtacattgttgatgaataattatttatttaagagaaaataaatatcatcagcTGAAAAAACCCAACAACGCAAAACAAGTCAATggccgacaaaaaaaattcatcattgtaataattcataaaagaACTGACGCCGCgatatttagataaatatccattaaattattatttaatatcggcgtatattgatgatgaataaCGATTTATTTTAGGCGAAATAAATATCAtcgattgaaaaaatacaacgaCGCAAAACGAGTCAATGGccgacgaaaaaaaaaaaaaaaatcgccgGCGTCACGGCGTCtccaacaataaatttattcaattattcatgatcatcaatgaaaaattgaataaattataaaatcatacggcggaataaaaaaaaaaataaaaaggatcATCAGGATCGTCGcataaattatgaattatgaaaaaacaaaaaaaaataaattttcaactctCAGCAGGGCGGCCATTTTATGAGCAAAAAAATGTCACgcaaaaattaagaaaatttatactaaataattaattaattctagggttgaaaatttattttttaatgaatataatatgaataaaataataataatgatttatgaaATGGCACTTTACCAGAATAACAGCGTAAAAATGGAGTAGAAATAAAGCTCAGGGTCGtcgaagatgaaaaaaatgatacgcAAAAATGTAAGGATCAGCAGGAGCCCACAcaaaattacacaaaaaaagGTCTTTACACTTCACTGAACAAACACAAACTGACCAAGTTCCGCTTCCGAATTTAACCGATTTAACCCTTCCCTATGATCGCAATGTCCGCGCCAGTCCGCGCACTCAAAATTGCTCAAAATAGAGTGGGAATTTTTAGAGTAGGGataagagagagagagttgCCTGACGCATGCGTACTTTGATATTTACAAATGGCCgtaaaattacattttgaattttttaatttttaaataaaaaaatataaaacaacaacaatgggTGTTAAAGAATTATGGAGACTTATTGAGCCTAGTCATGAAAAGGTTGATTTTGACAAATTAtctggtaaaaaatttgccataGATTTAAGTGGATGGGTTGTCGAAAGTCAAAAGGTTCATCAAGCTGTCAAAGAACAACCAAAAATGTATCTTCGGTAAGTAGGgttatgtttttgtttatgtttaCAAAATGTAAGctataggtatatttttattgttaatattatctaaattttttttatagcaacTTGTTTTTTCGAACATCAAAATTACTAATGTCAGGAGTACTACCTGTGTTTGTACTTGAAGGTAAAGTACCAGAATTAAAACAAGCAGTTATGAATGAGAGACAAGCAACTCGTCAAGGAAGTGATAaagcaccaaaaaaaaatgttggtcGTTCAAGATTTAATAGAGTATTATCTGAATgtcaaaaaatgttaaaactcATGGGCTTAACTTGTATCAAAGCACCAGGTGAAGCTGAAGCAATGTGTGCTTATCTTGACGAAGACaatgtttgtatttttcatgtatttataGTTGGacattgttataattattaaattaatctggtaatttattaatttatttatgtagtTGGTCGATGGCTGTATTACTCAAGATGGTGATTGCTTTTTGTATGGAGCACGAAGAGTCTACAGAGAGTACAGTGCAACTGAAAATGAAgcacaaaaatttacaattgaaaaaatagaacaaatatataaattaaatcgtgAAAAAATGATTGCAATTGCACTTGTTTGTGGCTGTGATTATACAAAAGGTGTACCGAAAGCTGGAATACAAAGTgcattagaattttttgataattatgatgacGAAAATATATtggatgaaatgaaaaaatggaaaaataatcgtgtagttggaaaaaaaggaaaaaaagatttaaaaacatattgtCAAGAGATTGAAGATTTTCCAAGTCAAGATgt is drawn from Aphidius gifuensis isolate YNYX2018 linkage group LG3, ASM1490517v1, whole genome shotgun sequence and contains these coding sequences:
- the LOC122852957 gene encoding uncharacterized protein LOC122852957, with product MLTMKIKYLLKCILILCLASATCSQILNHDYTSNDTFLNSKVFGDMILINRTGQLFSPEKSCVRYCIENSKKQSTSNEPTIEDNYINIIWQVGQKHSTNLTTKAKIEPANEQPRELGNSNNATVDEIKKCQIKLKIDCDKSSPNNRDKINNKFNVLTEKSEYGYSENQFNIEPDTKAIRIRIVGNLSWIMLQIPSRTKTSDEIEVSLMRNDEDNFVEIQTINSPSGDWLLKLQGSSDNEMYNLSIIQINEEFENTLIYQKTQLNDKQNSYEKDPNNRGVVIYFEDNEPIKSRNAALKYPDDNMNNEMKMQNNSDKIIFKDSREELSMLSADNEIQQNDDLELDDLSRATSLNTKTTRQLIIDIDPATSLIAKPNTVHRVIFTVTNNYLLDLRYFFTATSSKYQIINGRWANQLFPYEQWIRAGETITINIFIEIPNFVVNTVNMVSLLVKRQSVDPYQQKSAYIYVESFTNQITDATSPTIDYTFYDNCWGKRSKEYCSYSRWSVEMTVTDSESGLKKVSTQPGGVRPKYDYIAGTKNPVKFIYTSTCCYSTVKITAIDVLGNENSRTLDVTDWWNLSAGEITAIVLGFIIIIILIIICVLICVYWYRRRKSADLTYTQRYGSRTTPTNRGTERTSF
- the LOC122852978 gene encoding uncharacterized protein LOC122852978; this translates as MKMESRKTRLYSNCQPTQMRKPNIKNILLSRSNELSNTCPFISFFHGPTKSEFASQPETPVTIKLIPKESETKNTEIQWQHTTDSVEQENIETSVKNSSESRVKNRKTTRSIFKQALEAVVQQVESEKAKTNNVPIVNSSVPLFSPDSSVSPAPRFCLNDKINHQDEKNKTDCRMDSSTTTITKMNSQYPKAHELTKASKILDENKNEVDDLIKKISCVINDYPSGVFEHQLPVYYKQRYNEKLTKSWVKLIDQMDLKMEPSVGSFNIIIRK